The sequence TTTTTTTGCTGAAGATGTCCTCTCCTGTCTTTAGTGAACACTTTTCACGAAATTCTCTATTTTTGAAAGGGAAgtgggtttttatttttttcggactagtttaaaaatatttttaaaagcatagcagatttctttctttttaattgatattgcgtaggagaaaatgaataaatatctatTAAGTATGTAAGGACTTTATTGGAAGAACTTTTCTTTATGCAAATATTCTGACTACCTTGTGGCTTAAAATTTAGACTACTCAGAATATACCTTAAGAGACGTGATTCTGTTTGTCATGTTTCGTAACATCTCATACTGAGAAAACTATTATTGATGAAAAGAACTTGAATAAATCCATGGACTAGTTGCGGTGATTTATTTTTACGTCCTCATTTGTGAACGGAGTATACAATAGAATTTAAACTCACGGAATTTTGAGGAATTTTCACGTTTTTTGATCACCTTAAGTTCGAGAAACCCATtgtttggcattatgtttgtctaCCTGCCTGTCTGTCCGTTAATAAGATTATCCGTAAATGTGCAGAGCAAGAcggaagaaatttaatatatgatctcTACTCCAAATTTGAGTTTCTTTCATATCTAAAAGTATTTGATGCATATCATTCTTCAATATAAAGaaaacagttaaatattttgaataaaatttcaaaatattcaaaatatttaaaagctctGCCTTTCCAACATTGTATTTTTCCAACGGTAAAAGGCCTCCGAAActgatttctttacaaatttcaaacattaaaggataacattttcaacatttttctacataacatttttttcttcattttgtttaaatttctaaaatatcagttatttgataaacaaaacatttcataatctttctttttacaaagaaaaagaacaaaCTTGCATCTTTCTTAAAGTTTGGATTTATTGAACGAACaaataacatttgtttatttttaacaagcTTTTATTCGCTTTAtgaatactttttctttgaaatatacgAAATATGAAAAGCGAAAGCTttgaattgtcaaaaaaattcgacgtcgaaattttgaataatctccAAGTTTCCGGTCTTCCTACGTACGAAAAAACTCCTTTTTGGAACtgcatttgtctgtctgtctgcgacgatgatgattaaaaaatgctttgagctagaagtatgaataaatatatatgctatcgaattttgaaaaaagtcaaTTCAGACGAAGTTTGTCTGTTCGGATGtctgaatacaagttaacacgataactgtgaaacgaagagagcttgatggatgaaatttaataaataggcttaatatccaaaataaagatccttaatgaatttggaaataaatccGTCCGGAGGTTGACTGTCTGGCAGTACACACTTTCACAAGTATATAAACGCAATAAATCGAAAACgcaatgattaattttatgaaatttgatacgtaATTTTGTAACTACACTTATaatacacattcattttttaGTCCTTGTgtattcatcaattatttatcatatatcgCACTTCGGTAGgctctttcgtaattattgtttgccaatgacgtatgtttaataatttacattttttagataatatgtaagaaagttttggggaaatacATTCCGCTGAATCTCACTTAAAAACACATTAAGaatggtaaaaaattttttttacctgattATTAAACAGCAAAAACTTCAAACTTAGTTTGAAAGATCATAAATTCCAATTTGGGATGTATCAAATCGGAATTTGGAATAcaaacaaatgattaaataaaatgctgCACTCTCAATGTTTAACATTTATAGTTGTAGCTTTTTTCCTTCGGGCATCGAAATGCAATATGCTTAATTAATTTACATGATTTATATTTCTCAGTTTGCAATACTTGTATTAGAATATACATGGTTTACATTTATCAGTTTACAGAATTGATGTAAGAGGATATTTACTTCCTGATTATACGACAAACATTACTTTGACCGTGAGATTATATTTGGACCGAATAAAAATGAGTATTATCTTTTCTCATACATAGATACCAAATGATTAACATTTAGCAGATCTTCATTTACTTAAATTAGTATTAGGGTTTGGAGTTCCAAGTAATAATTTTCAACGAATATGTCAATATTCTGAGTATATACaactttcttttattgaaaactcAGCTGCAAACTCTgcatttaaaagatgttttatcTTAAAGTCCTATGGAATGACAAAACGCAATCTTTCAGTAACTTTACTATTAAGaccaaaccaaattaaaaaaaaatttttttgagcatatttcaaatatttccgaTTTAAATACCTTGTTAGAAgttctatatttctttaaatttaattttgacttctttatgaaaacaataaaatgtatgaaaataacaataaaaaatcatacaaatgaCTCGCCGTGATTCCAAAATTAAGATTTGGAGTCATATGAAATGCACTTTGCTCCAAGGTTCTCtatatgacttaaaatattttagtaaattaggGCAAGATTTTGTACTACTTTTTATAATCTACTGTTGAAAATATGAAGAGACAATCAACTCAACGCTAAGAAgccatttttgattaattaaatattaataaagataattaaattggGAGGTTGATTGAAATTAATGatcaatttatttatagtaaagtTTGCCCAAGTCAATTAAATGTCACTAATATTATATATTCGAATccatttaatgtaatattttcattttaaagctggttCATGCAAACCGTCACCAATACCTATACAAACCAAATCTGAAATTAGATCTTTGGTTCTTTTTTAAGGAtagtaaataaatctttcattcataatcatttttattgcaatagcATGATTACTAGAGAATAAGGGGCTATAAATCCCTCGGGTGTAAAAAAGACAAAGCTTTATgagtgaaaatcattttttaaagaaaaaaatattaggtgTAGTCGAAATTATAATATCATGTATCGAGGACCGTTTACACTTAGAAAAATCACTGATAACGACTAGGGGcgaaaaaaaccatattatacCCATATATTACTTACTCTTACTATGCCCATGGTTAGAATTTTTTGTATATCTAACACATTCCCTCCTCTCCCTTTAGAAGATATTCTGATTGGTTTAATATTTCGCCTCTGTATATTTTAAGAGTGATGAGATACATAAATTAGGCCgataaaatgtttctataactttcattttctaCGAATATTCTACCGATGATAATCAAAGATCTGAGTATAGAGacagaatgaatgaatttatctataatatcctattaaatataaaataaatataaatatgtattttctagAATTGTTTTGGAAACAATACGTACATCTGGCGTTTGCTAAAGATAATcaagacagaaaaaaatactGTTGGTTATTTATTTGTGaggaaataatcaattattttattttactttcagctCTTCATTGGCACTGCAACGAGGATATTGGAGTGAAAtgcgtattttaaattttaaacccattttttttccaaacaatattGATAGATCTTTATTGAAATCGCAACTACTAATTTTGATTGCTATTCAAAGTATTTGAGTTGTCTTTTAAGGAATTTAACCGCTGATGCTATGTGACTAGcatagaattataaatatctaattaatttttagatgacAAGAGAATTAAAGCctaaagaaattcaaagttcTGCCAATTTAAAGCAATACGCTGAATCATTatgttcatttagaaatttctaaatttgagtcttatgattttttagaaataagtgacacatttaaaacaattttaattttagattataatatttCGATAGTCTGAGTGACAAACTCACCATTTTTCTGTTTCTGATTATTGATGGAGTATAACAGAAAACTGTCTTAAGACATTTAGAAATATGGAACTATGTCATTCAGATAAAGGGATTACTAACAGCTTTTTGCATATTATCAGCATGAATTGtcttgagttaaaataaattgaaattcggAACACTCGTTcttgattaaaaatcaatctttCCGTAAAGAGGCATTTAGTATTTTGGCCAAAACCGTGAGAACATACTTTTGATGTAATCTCACGagttgtttaatttcattaaaaaatgcaactttgtaaaataaaggaatgaacagcagggatttgaaaaaaaaaaagatttgaatgaaaGACAAAATTTTCTGGAAGGCGAAACGATGAATCACAGAATACAAGTAGTGAACATTTTAGTTAATCCTCCTGAACAATCTTTTGATAAATCTAAGTAAGGCGTGGaatttaaatgactttattttaaaagtaatatgtagttgaaaactgaaaaaaaaaaaaaacgatatccTGAAAAATTTGTAagctattttcatttattaatccaTTAAAAAGACCGATGAATGggaaagatgaatgaaattattgaacattttgttgccattttatttttgaatgctatTTTGGCAACAAATAGCATTTTAATGATACTTGCTACACATCTTAAAAATACCTTCGCGGTATATAATGAAGagatagaatttgaaataaattaatttacattttttacatcaattttattttcctcagTTTAGATGACCTCTCGAAATATATTAGGATATAATCGCACTGCATtgtcttcaaaattattatttccctcCCTTTTTTGCCTCAGCTTGGGGGTGGGGGCGAAATGACAAGTCAAGATATAATCCATCAGTCATTTATTGACATCAGAGTCGCTGAATGAAGACCTGAGAGCAATCAATCGATTGTGATACTCACCGCTTTGCGGGCGGCCGTGCTTTCGGCGCTCGTGTCCGGCACGGCCGCTGTCGTCAGCTCATCGACGGGTGCCGATGCAGCGCTCGCCGACTCACCGTCGTTGCTGATGTCCGTTACATCCACCTCATCGCCGGACGACATGCCACAGCAGCTGCCGCACCGGCGCTCCGTGCCCCCTCCATACGCAGTGGTGGTGTCAGCGTCCGAGTCGATCCTCGGGGGCGACCGGCGACCCACGGGCCGGAAGGCAGAAGTATGTGCCGGAGTCGATCGCAGAGGGCTACCCGGACTGTCGTGGTCCGGAAAGGAGAGGGACGTGCCTTCGCTCGCAGAAGAGAGGGGTCGACCTGTAAATAAAAAAGATCGATCGAGGACGTTAGTAAAATGGAGcaagaaaataacaaaagatCGAGATTTCTCATATAAGAGTTAACTCTTTCAGTTTACTAAATAATTAGAAGGCGAGGGGGATAGAACAATGGTGGTATGATAAATATACTATGAGCAAATAGCATAAATGGTAttgtgatattatatatattatctttgaaaGCATATTCATTTGAggtattagtattttttattgttattgggAAATTAACTGTCATCTTAGAGTAATATGGAATGGTATTAAATCATAAAGTTTAATTCTTATAAGATGATCCTTTAGAATGCCTTATTATCAAGGAATATATATCTTaaacagaaatctaaattttgtgatattgAGTATTAGactattttccattaattttaataagaacagGTTTTGATGAAAACACGAATATTTGCcatgaaaatttattgttatacatttttatatactcTACACGACTCACTGCAACGTATTTTGTTGATAATGTTTCTGATCAGCAGAATCATTGCTCATTAGCTGTTAAAAAGTTCAGGCTGTGGTGACATATAACCCTGTTCCATCATTAAACTCCATAGAGGAAAGTGCAGATTATTCTTCTTGGAAAGAGAAAccttgtttttcaaaatttaaagtactttttatatttgtttgcatATTTCAGTTCCATggtcaaattattatattaaaaaattatttaaagatagagcatattttgaaatttaaatatttttttattttatttgtgaaattaatccttttttctttcaaatcttaaaaatgttttcagacaAACAATTCCTCTGTTTAGTAAATAAGCAATGATCATCATTATTTAGTCGGTAAATATTCGCTCCGATATCTTCCGAAGTTCTCTATTTACTGCAATATAGCTGTCTTCCCGATGTGAAATAAAGAACAGTTCAGaagagtttaattaattttacttatagtgttttgatatttttctcaacacaatattttatttacaatatcacGCATTAAAGAAAGTATATTGTagaacttttttctaaaatacctCCGAAATTTTCACCGATTTTACTGtctcatttcatataatttttaaaaatatttaaaatacagcaAATAAGCTAAATTAAGCACAAAATTtcgctaaaaattaataattcatcaaaacagcaatcttttgttgttttaattcattttttttaattattatagttgCAAAAGAAACCAACATATTTGGAAACGTCAACATGGCATTTCCTaatctttttcattcttaatgTGTAGAAGAAAAACTCcatcttcaataaattttatatttaatttattttttcaggtttctaaaaacttttttttgactcAGCTAGATATAATTTCGTTAGATTTCAAGTTCGGCTTAGTCTTTAGACCACACACCTTCCACATATTTGTAATTGCAGCCTTAACAGTAAATTAGATTTGAGATATTGCTTTTGTAGCTTATTAATTCCCAATACCAGTTTTGCAGTTTATTTATCATCTAGCAATCAAATTCTAccaaatgtacttaaaaaaatccccaacaaaattgaagaaatgaaactattcgataaattactttctattcatattatcaGTAACGAGCATTAATCGTTAGTTTCACTGTGGGATTATTGAAACTGCTATAGCATTCTACACTTTATAGGACATTAAGTATTAATTTGTCAACATATAAGCAGAAACATctgaaattatctaattaaaatattccttgtgATTGGCTACAACATTACAACTGTGTAATTTATCTTCcatgtttaataaatatagaataaattttaattattaatgatttatgtctgaaaataaatataatgttaatatatttactttcatacACCCGATCTGATATCCCATTAACAGCGCCAATATTAATTGAGCAAAACaccaataatttcaaaatggttcAGGGAATGAGGAAATTAAAGAAACAGGTTCTCATcgaaattctatcaaaaatacaCTCCTTAAGAGTAAGGCTCACGTGTAAGCAGCAAATGTTTAGCTATCAGAGTTCTCATACACCAGTTAATAGATTCAAAATCCGatttaaaactgtataaatagctttcaataaataattaatttctaaaaattgtaaaaaaagaaaacttagttTGATACTTTTTTCTCACATTTAGACTTTAATTCAGAAAGAGacaaggaaaatttaaaatgaagcatttaacaatataataaaattatgaaattatcagCAACTGCAATTACCTGTGTCGGCTAGTGTAGTAGTATCTGCCAAACTATAGGGCATCGAAGGTTCTGGAACGCTTCTGGCTTCCCGCAGTTCTACTGTTGGAGCTGGCGGCACTATGCCTCCAGGTCTGGGCCAGAGCACTCCTCCAAAAGGTAGGGGGAAAGGTTGCTTGCCGGCCCACATGTACTCAGCAAAAGTCTGTCGAATGTCCGCTGGAGACAACGATTTTCCTGTGGCCATACCAAAGGGTGTTGGCCCCGTAGGAGGAACAAAAGGTGCGGCGGCTGGCGCTAGTGAGAAGCCTTTATTCGGCAAAGGAACTACTGGAAAATATGGTGGTTTTGTATGCACCGCTGCTTCTGAACTGCTAGGAACAGAGTCGGGCCTCGTAGGATTCCGTGGTCTCTTGCTTCCATCCCCGTGTCGTCCACTGCTGTTCGAAACGCTGGCACAGCTCAAGACCCTTTTTCTGGAGCCGCCGTTGAACATGGCTTTGACGTCCTCCCAAGCATAGACGACCTCGTCTGGCGGATTGCCTCCTAACTTGATGTGACGTCTCCAGGAATTGAAGTTGGCAGCGTCTGGCTGAACGTACTTCGAATCTGGCAGTCGGTGGGAGTGGAAAATGAATTTGTTGGGGGAGAAGAATAGACCACAGAAGGTGCACTTGATGCACTTGGCTCTGGAACTATTATACCGGGAAGGAACGAAAGACCCCCTGCATCCCCAGGCACACTGGTGGACCACATCGAAAGCGAAGTTATCCGGGAGCTTGGGTGGTTTTGTGTCAGCCAGAAAACTCTTGCATAGTCTTTCGGCTTCCCGTTTAGTTATCAGGCCGCATCTGCGAGAAGAGACGGGCATTGCTCCGGCTCTTCGTAGCAGTTCCAGTTGCACAGGGGTGCACTGAACGCATGTTATCCCCAGGGCAACTCTCCTGTTATGGATTTCATTGTAACTGAAACTTTTGAGTAAAGTATTTGATATTTGTGCCAGGCAAAGTCTTTCATACCCTTCGATAACAAGAGCCACAATGGGGACTCCGTACAACATAACAGTGCGTACATCGTTATTACGCAAACCAGATAGCGGTGGACCATTGAACAGTATATTACGATCCGAAGTTGTGGAACTAGGAATAGACTGGGATTTGGGTGCTCGGGGATcctgcaaaaaaggaaaaaattatcaaatatacactttaaatatgcacaaataagatatatataaataatattaaaaatagata comes from Argiope bruennichi chromosome 2, qqArgBrue1.1, whole genome shotgun sequence and encodes:
- the LOC129962197 gene encoding SKI family transcriptional corepressor 1 homolog-B-like, whose product is MLYGVPIVALVIEGYERLCLAQISNTLLKSFSYNEIHNRRVALGITCVQCTPVQLELLRRAGAMPVSSRRCGLITKREAERLCKSFLADTKPPKLPDNFAFDVVHQCAWGCRGSFVPSRYNSSRAKCIKCTFCGLFFSPNKFIFHSHRLPDSKYVQPDAANFNSWRRHIKLGGNPPDEVVYAWEDVKAMFNGGSRKRVLSCASVSNSSGRHGDGSKRPRNPTRPDSVPSSSEAAVHTKPPYFPVVPLPNKGFSLAPAAAPFVPPTGPTPFGMATGKSLSPADIRQTFAEYMWAGKQPFPLPFGGVLWPRPGGIVPPAPTVELREARSVPEPSMPYSLADTTTLADTGRPLSSASEGTSLSFPDHDSPGSPLRSTPAHTSAFRPVGRRSPPRIDSDADTTTAYGGGTERRCGSCCGMSSGDEVDVTDISNDGESASAASAPVDELTTAAVPDTSAESTAARKAEKLEAADSPDSKHGGKSDDSPLLDSQRFSSLSKGTRKDELKEVLLQEAEARRRAEREYQAIRDTFEEQVRKEIAYREEVAKQLQIVRGKYFIKPTMPCTISAARCWLRGTAPSADTSRLYPSDPSPPTFEPLPRDTGAHHYHIAKPQMDYL